In Aegilops tauschii subsp. strangulata cultivar AL8/78 chromosome 3, Aet v6.0, whole genome shotgun sequence, one genomic interval encodes:
- the LOC109765984 gene encoding dihydropyrimidinase, with amino-acid sequence MATPCRLRLLLVLLAAVAVAASHPAHEFCAAAGGGGGGAGGCGGGGDGTRILIKGGTVVNAHRAEEADVYIEDGVVVAVRPNIPVGDDNVRVIDATGKYVMPGGIDPHTHLEMEFMGTVTIDDFYSGHAAALAGGTTMHIDFVIPVNGNLTAGLESYKHKAEKAAMDYGFHMAITKWNDEVSREMEVMVKEHGINSFKFFMAYKGSLMVTDDLLLQGLQKCKSLGALAMVHAENGDAVAEGQQRMIDLGITGPEGHALSRPPVLEGEATSRAIRLAKFVNTPLYVVHVMSTDAMEEIAKAKREGQRVIGEPVVSGLVLDDSWLWDPDFATASKYVMSPPIREAGHNKALQAALSSGILQLVGTDHCTFNSTQKAFGSDDFRKIPNGVNGIEERMHIIWDSMVETGKITVTDYVRVTSTECAKIFNIYPRKGAILKGSDADIIILNPKRSFAMGTRTHHSRSDTNVYEGRKGKGMVEVTISRGRVVWEDGNLNAVPGAGRYVRTPPFGYFFDGLDKSDAVYRASLRAPVRRGEAAAA; translated from the exons ATGGCGACGccctgccgcctccgcctcctgctcgtcctgctcgccgccgtcgccgtcgcggcGTCTCACCCGGCACACGAG TTCTGCgcggccgcgggaggaggaggaggaggcgccggcggcTGCGGAGGAGGAGGGGACGGCACGAGGATCCTGATCAAGGGCGGGACGGTGGTGAACGCGCACCGGGCGGAGGAGGCAGACGTCTACATCGAGGACggcgtcgtcgtcgccgtccGGCCGAACATCCCG GTTGGTGACGATAATGTCAGAGTGATTGATGCAACTGGAAAATATGTCATGCCAG GTGGAATTGACCCGCACACCCACCTGGAGATGGAGTTCATGGGAACTGTAACCATAGATGACTTCTATAGTGGTCATGCCGCAGCACTGGCTGGTGGGACGACAATGCACATCGACTTTGTCATTCCAGTGAACGGGAACTTGACTGCGGGCTTGGAATCCTACAAACACAAAGCAGAAAAGGCTGCTATGGACTATGGATTTCACATGGCCAttaccaagtggaatgatgaggtTTCGAGGGAAATGGAAGTGATGGTCAAGGAACATG GGATCAattctttcaagttcttcatggCATATAAAGGTTCCTTGATGGTGACGGACGACCTCCTCCTTCAAGGCTTACAGAAATGCAAGTCTCTTGGTGCACTGGCTATGGTTCATGCAGAGAACGGGGATGCTGTTGCTGAGGGACAGCAGCGGATGATTGACCTTGGGATAACTGGTCCAGAAGGGCATGCTCTCTCAAGACCTCCAGTT TTGGAAGGCGAGGCAACTTCACGGGCAATTCGATTAGCAAAATTCGTCAATACACCGTTGTATGTTGTTCATGTGATGAGTACTGATGCAATGGAAGAGATTGCCAAGGCTAAAAGAGAAG GTCAGAGAGTCATCGGGGAACCTGTGGTATCTGGGCTAGTCCTTGATGATTCTTGGCTTTGGGATCCTGACTTTGCAACTGCTTCAAA GTATGTGATGAGTCCTCCAATCCGGGAAGCAGGGCATAATAAAGCACTTCAAGCTGCTCTTTCATCAGGAATATTACAG CTTGTGGGAACTGATCATTGCACCTTCAATTCCACTCAGAAAGCTTTCGGTTCTGATGATTTCAGGAAGATTCCCAATGGCGTAAATG GTATTGAAGAAAGGATGCATATAATTTGGGATAGCATGGTG GAGACCGGCAAGATCACAGTCACCGATTATGTGAGAGTGACAAGCACAGAATG TGCCaagatcttcaacatataccctCGCAAAGGAGCAATCCTCAAGGGATCTGATGCAGACATCATCATCCTGAACCCCAAGAGGAGCTTCGCGATGGGCACGCGCACACACCATTCGAGGTCCGACACGAACGTGTACGAGGGCAGAAAAGGAAAG GGAATGGTAGAGGTGACCATCTCAAGAGGGCGAGTGGTGTGGGAGGATGGCAATCTGAACGCCGTGCCCGGTGCAGGAAGATACGTCAGGACACCGCCTTTCGGCTACTTCTTCGACGGCCTTGACAAGTCGGATGCCGTCTACAGGGCTTCCCTCCGAGCACCTGTACGGCGTGGTGAGGCTGCTGCTGCTTAA